A region of Trichoplusia ni isolate ovarian cell line Hi5 chromosome 21, tn1, whole genome shotgun sequence DNA encodes the following proteins:
- the LOC113504285 gene encoding uncharacterized protein LOC113504285 has protein sequence MANYKRKRSANWMASEKTQLVDLVTEHFHVIENKRTDGVSMKQKLAEWTTISNKYNSQTTLSHRTAENLKSQWESFKKATKKEASFKRMHLIKTGKCMLQNFYGNCIYKSTKTCFFLGGGPSRPKIDDPLQERILGLITPSAVGLHNPYDKDNVNVTENITESFSAEAHKKDELLHTIPGPEVQTKSTHHVDTNETMNNVVKLHTFYIIDSKILNKNVP, from the exons ATGGCAAATTATAAGAGAAAGCGATCTGCTAATTGGATGGCATCAGAAAAGACGCAGCTGGTAGATCTAGTTACTGAGCATTTTCAtgtcatagaaaataaaagaaccgACGGGGTTTCAATGAAGCAAAAACTTGCGGAATGGACGAcaatatccaataaatataattcgcaGACAACGCTTTCCCACCGTACTGCCGAAAATTTGAAATCCCAGTGGGAAAGTTTCAAAAAAGCTACCAAAAAAGAAGCATCTTTTAAGAggatgcatttaattaaaaccggtaagtgtatgttacaaaatttttatggcaattgtatctataaatctacaaaaacttgttttttcttAGGTGGTGGACCATCAAGGCCGAAGATTGATGATCCTCTTCAAGAGAGGATCCTGGGTCTTATAACGCCAAGTGCTGTAGGTCTACATAATCCGTAtgataaagataatgtaaacgTTACAGAAAATATCACGGAATCATTTTCAGCAGAGGCACATAAAAAGG acgAATTATTACATACAATTCCTGGCCCTGAGGTTCAGACTAAGTCAACACACCACGTTGATACTAATGAAACCATGAATAATGTGGTAAAGTTGCACACTTTTTACATCatagattcaaaaatattaaacaaaaatgttccttaa
- the LOC113504284 gene encoding putative nuclease HARBI1, translated as MARRLYALINETDSEDDDYFCPRPRWFKERANYFEEYDEHDFVIRFRLSKEATLSLLAKIEHRLEYTSDRNKPISPVNQLLATLRFYATNNTQMSIGDFVGISTPTSHRVIHQVSAAIASLHKEYIRFPTTREEIRKEQDSFFQIARFPRVIGAMDCTHVRISSPGGDHAELYRNRKGYFSINVQTICNANLEITDIVARWPGSSHDSTIFNNSCIKSKFETGQYGNALLLVDGGYASTSYMMTPLENPRTPVEQLYNESQIRTRNPVERSYGIWKKRFPALALGLRTKLDKSLTIIVATAVLHNMLMQRGEVNPIDDPALQLPAPWDELLHHGQITQQPQHPQQYIRPNSVRDAIINNYFQSIL; from the exons ATGGCGCGCCGTTTGTAtgcattaataaatgaaaccGATAGCgaagatgatgattatttttgtccTCGTCCACGGTGGTTTAAGGAAAGGGCTAATTATTTTGAAGAGTACGACGAACACGATTTTGTGATAAGATTTCGCTTATCCAAGGAGGCAACATTAAGTTTACTGGCAAAAATCGAGCACCGCTTGGAGTATACATCAGATAG aaataagCCAATATCGCCTGTCAATCAATTATTAGCTACATTAAGATTTTACGCAACAAATAATACCCAAATGAGCATTGGTGACTTTGTCGGTATCAGTACACCAACGTCACACAGAGTTATTCACCAAGTCAGTGCAGCAATAGCATCGTTGCACAAAGAGTATATCCGATTTCCAACAACACGCGAGGAAATACGAAAAGAACAGGATTCATTCTTTCAAATCGCTAGATTTCCGCGAGTCATTGGTGCAATGGATTGTACTCATGTCCGTATATCCTCACCAGGTGGAGATCATGCAGAACTATATCGCAACAGAAAGGGCTACTTTTCCATCAACGTGCAAACTATTTGCAATGCAAACTTGGAGATCACTGATATAGTAGCCCGGTGGCCAGGTTCATCTCACGACAGCACTATATTCAATAATAGTTGCATAAAAAGTAAGTTTGAAACTGGCCAGTATGGCAATGCTTTGCTGTTAGTAGATGGTGGGTATGCTTCCACTTCGTACATGATGACGCCTTTAGAGAACCCTAGGACTCCAGTGGAACAACTCTATAACGAGTCACAAATACGGACTCGTAATCCTGTTGAAAGGTCATACGGGATCTGGAAGAAACGGTTTCCTGCATTGGCCTTAGGGCTTCGCACTAAGCTGGACAAGTCTTTGACTATTATTGTAGCCACTGCCGTGTTGCATAATATGTTGATGCAACGAGGTGAAGTCAATCCCATTGATGATCCCGCACTACAACTTCCAGCTCCATGGGATGAACTTTTACACCATGGTCAGATAACTCAGCAACCACAACATCCACAACAATACATCAGGCCCAATTCAGTGCGAGATgctatcattaataattattttcaaagtatattgtaa